The proteins below come from a single Serratia ficaria genomic window:
- a CDS encoding beta strand repeat-containing protein, protein MASLPSQQQAASIYYSLLGPVTTYSAFNSYATQLESGAKTVESLAAEFLNSAKGQQLYAGQSNEQIVSQVYERVYGETPSAEQITQLIGTGTLAQALASISSNLLNYQGFDDATLTQQVAFESNVNKLLYLDPENLASQELREQAVSLALGIADRGVYSISLEAWSKSLSEGSSLNYLTQKLLAYPEFQRTVGQLEGDALIQQVFTTVHGTAATAEQLATYSALPNKQSIIEAIINDLRTSTGTDDTSVTQQHAFEARVGENLLYKTAAKLSVTEGGGNATGTVNTQSSHQLSNAETAVLKNVQLDASSAGNVDLKFADSLSALTINGSAAATINLSDNGANSGVNITTNNANIVLNGGSGDDVTTITSAADIATATGTFNLGKGDDALIWAGNATTGANSIASTFTANGGDGTDSISANFITKNVATTSGLLGVRSSTVTTNASQFSGFEKIDLGGYVGKSVGTLNGQAVTTGAHTFDFGVLNGTSTVEGTTGGTITQTAQSGLGSLGFALSSKADNVKVINAAGGDAAALTVTGNATADSNLEITFRQNATNKFDIHFDATSTGNIDAGSLSLISSSSVLAGTALANVNIASDGNGDFTNILNLIGTNAQITTLNVTGDNKMDLTLGSGYSNVRTIDASSNTAGIDLDSAHAGTGDGILVQLLNILPLSAVTTTLLTPLLNTLGLNGYQLNITGTAADDTFNVAANSTITGGAGSNTYELKGSTSQAGVTITDFSSAKDSIVDSVSGVTIAGDASSSVANYGLRSADIMDGLLGSLVGGLTNGVVGLLGGILGLSNSNSLTSKVGVASVAFDNGTDASYVIIDNNDNGALDSADSVIYLTNQNHQNLIDTLHYTEVSVNGVANTSSADLAVA, encoded by the coding sequence ATGGCTTCTTTACCATCACAGCAGCAAGCTGCGTCTATTTACTACTCACTCCTGGGACCGGTTACGACATACAGCGCATTTAATTCTTATGCGACACAGCTGGAAAGCGGCGCGAAAACGGTGGAAAGTCTGGCCGCGGAGTTTTTGAACTCGGCGAAAGGGCAGCAGCTGTATGCCGGCCAGAGTAATGAGCAAATCGTCTCTCAGGTTTATGAACGCGTCTATGGTGAAACCCCGTCAGCAGAACAAATCACCCAGCTTATTGGCACGGGCACCCTTGCTCAAGCGCTGGCATCCATCAGCAGCAACCTTCTGAACTATCAGGGTTTTGACGACGCCACTCTGACCCAGCAAGTTGCTTTTGAAAGCAACGTCAATAAATTGCTGTATCTGGACCCTGAAAATCTGGCGTCCCAAGAGCTCCGCGAACAGGCGGTTTCCCTGGCGCTGGGTATTGCGGATCGCGGCGTTTACTCCATTTCGCTGGAAGCCTGGAGCAAATCGTTATCCGAAGGGAGCAGCCTTAATTACCTGACCCAAAAGCTGCTTGCATACCCTGAGTTCCAGCGCACCGTTGGGCAACTGGAAGGCGATGCGCTGATCCAACAAGTCTTTACCACCGTGCACGGCACGGCCGCTACCGCCGAGCAATTGGCCACCTACAGCGCGCTGCCAAACAAGCAGAGCATCATTGAAGCCATTATCAACGATCTGCGCACCTCGACCGGCACTGACGATACATCAGTCACTCAGCAACACGCCTTTGAAGCCCGCGTCGGTGAAAACCTGCTGTACAAAACCGCCGCCAAGCTGAGCGTTACTGAAGGTGGCGGCAACGCAACCGGCACGGTGAATACGCAAAGCAGCCACCAACTGAGCAATGCTGAAACCGCCGTGCTGAAAAATGTCCAGCTCGACGCCAGCAGCGCCGGCAACGTGGACCTGAAATTTGCCGACAGCCTGAGTGCGTTGACGATCAACGGCAGCGCCGCCGCGACGATTAACCTGTCCGACAACGGCGCGAACAGCGGTGTGAACATCACCACAAACAACGCCAACATCGTATTAAACGGCGGTTCAGGCGACGATGTCACTACGATCACTTCCGCTGCCGATATCGCCACCGCTACCGGGACGTTTAACCTGGGCAAAGGCGATGACGCACTGATTTGGGCGGGTAACGCCACGACCGGCGCCAACAGCATCGCCAGCACCTTCACCGCCAACGGCGGAGATGGCACCGACAGCATTTCAGCCAACTTCATCACCAAGAACGTCGCAACAACCAGCGGCCTGCTGGGCGTGCGCAGCAGCACCGTCACCACCAACGCCAGCCAGTTCAGCGGTTTTGAAAAAATCGATCTGGGGGGATATGTCGGGAAATCCGTCGGCACGCTGAATGGTCAGGCAGTCACTACCGGCGCGCACACCTTTGACTTCGGCGTGCTGAACGGCACTTCTACCGTTGAAGGCACGACCGGCGGCACCATCACTCAGACCGCTCAGAGCGGGCTGGGTTCGCTCGGTTTCGCGCTGTCCAGCAAAGCCGATAACGTGAAAGTGATCAACGCCGCCGGCGGCGATGCCGCAGCGCTCACCGTCACCGGCAATGCCACCGCCGACAGCAACCTGGAAATCACGTTCCGCCAGAATGCCACCAACAAATTCGATATTCACTTCGATGCCACCAGCACCGGCAATATCGATGCGGGCTCTCTGAGCCTGATCAGCAGCAGCAGCGTGCTGGCCGGGACAGCGTTGGCCAACGTCAATATCGCTTCTGACGGCAACGGTGACTTCACCAACATTCTGAACCTCATTGGCACCAATGCTCAGATCACCACCCTCAACGTAACTGGCGACAACAAGATGGATCTGACGCTGGGCAGCGGTTACAGCAACGTTCGCACCATCGACGCCTCCAGCAACACCGCCGGCATCGATTTGGATTCTGCGCATGCCGGTACCGGCGACGGCATCCTGGTGCAGCTGCTGAATATTCTGCCGCTGAGCGCAGTAACCACCACGCTGCTGACGCCGTTGCTGAATACCCTCGGCCTGAACGGCTACCAGCTGAACATCACCGGTACCGCGGCTGACGACACCTTCAACGTGGCGGCCAACTCCACCATTACCGGTGGCGCGGGCAGCAATACCTATGAGTTGAAAGGCAGCACCAGCCAGGCCGGCGTTACCATCACCGACTTTAGCAGCGCCAAAGACAGCATCGTTGATAGCGTATCCGGCGTGACCATCGCCGGCGACGCCAGCAGCTCTGTCGCTAACTACGGCCTGCGTTCAGCCGATATCATGGACGGTCTGCTGGGTTCACTGGTGGGCGGATTAACCAACGGCGTTGTCGGCCTGCTGGGCGGCATTCTGGGCCTGAGCAACAGCAACTCGTTGACCTCGAAAGTCGGTGTCGCCTCGGTGGCATTCGATAACGGCACTGACGCCAGCTATGTCATTATCGATAACAACGACAACGGCGCTCTCGATAGCGCTGACAGCGTCATCTACCTGACCAATCAGAATCACCAGAACCTGATTGATACCCTGCACTATACCGAAGTCAGCGTGAACGGCGTTGCCAATACCTCATCTGCAGACCTGGCTGTCGCCTAA
- a CDS encoding class I SAM-dependent methyltransferase, protein MSQNIYDNQAFFDGYAQLGRSVNGLDGAPEWPAIRRILPELRGKKVLDLGCGYGWFCRSAREQGAASVLGVDLSEKMLNRAREMTQDAGIEYRQQDLARLQLPAAGYDLAYSSLTLHYIEDLAGLFATVHRALVSGGQFIFTAEHPIYTAPQQQGWLVDGNGQKSWPVNGYQREGERVSNWLAEGVIKQHRMLGTYINLLVQQGFIITHLNEWGPTPQQIAAIPALDEEKERPMIFILAAHKPA, encoded by the coding sequence ATGTCGCAAAATATCTATGACAACCAGGCCTTTTTCGACGGCTATGCACAGCTCGGCCGTTCGGTGAACGGGCTCGACGGCGCGCCGGAATGGCCCGCCATTCGCCGCATTCTGCCCGAGCTGCGGGGTAAAAAAGTGCTCGATCTCGGCTGCGGCTACGGGTGGTTCTGCCGCAGCGCGCGCGAACAGGGCGCCGCCAGCGTGCTGGGGGTAGATCTCTCAGAGAAGATGCTCAATCGGGCGCGGGAAATGACGCAGGATGCGGGCATCGAGTATCGGCAGCAGGATTTGGCCCGGCTGCAGTTGCCGGCCGCCGGCTACGATCTGGCCTACAGCTCGCTGACCCTGCACTATATCGAGGATCTGGCCGGGCTGTTCGCCACGGTGCATCGCGCGCTGGTTAGCGGCGGGCAGTTTATCTTCACCGCCGAACACCCGATCTACACCGCGCCGCAGCAACAGGGCTGGCTGGTCGACGGCAACGGGCAAAAATCCTGGCCGGTAAACGGCTATCAGCGGGAAGGCGAGCGCGTTTCCAACTGGCTGGCGGAAGGGGTAATCAAGCAGCACCGCATGCTCGGCACCTACATCAATCTGCTGGTGCAGCAGGGTTTTATCATCACCCACCTGAACGAATGGGGCCCCACCCCGCAGCAAATTGCGGCCATCCCGGCGTTGGACGAAGAAAAAGAGCGCCCGATGATCTTTATTCTCGCCGCCCATAAGCCGGCCTGA
- a CDS encoding GNAT family N-acetyltransferase, with amino-acid sequence MDLKILADEKRFYINDEQGKLIAEISFVPSGDQLTIIDHTWVDEVLKGQGVGKKLVALVVEKMRAENRKIIPLCPFAKHEFDTTPAYQDIRA; translated from the coding sequence ATGGATCTTAAAATTTTGGCGGATGAAAAGCGTTTCTATATAAACGACGAACAGGGCAAGTTGATCGCCGAGATCTCTTTCGTGCCGAGCGGCGACCAGTTGACCATTATCGATCACACCTGGGTGGATGAGGTGCTGAAAGGCCAGGGCGTGGGCAAAAAGCTGGTGGCGTTGGTGGTGGAAAAAATGCGCGCGGAAAACCGCAAAATCATTCCGCTGTGCCCGTTCGCCAAGCATGAATTCGACACCACGCCGGCGTATCAGGACATCCGCGCCTGA